In Chitinophagaceae bacterium, the genomic window TGGATTGGCCATAAGCGCCGATAAAGAAAATCCACTGGCACTATTATTCCCGGCAAATGCGTTTCTTCTGTAAAAATCATCCCAGTAAATATTTTCAGGAAAAGCCGGCATTAGCTGCATCAGTTGCTTAAAATAAAGGTGGTTATTTTGCGAAAGCAAAAAATAATTACTGAGCGCCCTGGGTTCGCTAAGCAGTAAGAGTTTTCCTTTTCCCCAGTAAAGCAACATACAGTTGGGCTGTAAATTATGGTTAAAACTAATTTTATAATTGAGAACTAAGCTGTCAGTTAGTGCTATCGTACTTTCAAATGGCAAATAAAAATACCGGAAACTTTCCTGGTCTGTTACCGTTTGCGGAGCTAAATTAATAGCTGTGCTTTTCCACGATTCCGGTGCAAACATTTTTAAAAACTCGGCATCTCTTAATTTGCAATTTACCTGCGCTAAAAATGTAGAATCCATAATTGAGGCAGCAATTAGTACCGTATTACCCGAAGCAACAAAATCGAGCAAAGCCGCTTTGTCCTGCTGGTTGGGGAAAAAATAACGGGCAATGCAAATATAAACCGATGACTTATCATTATACCAGGCAACGGTTTTGTCAAACCCGTCTTTCTTTACATTTATAAGATAACCGGGATACATTTGTTTCAATAAAGTATATGCTACGGAACTGCCAAAAGGTTTTGTGTCCGCAAGGGAATAGCTTTCCCTTAAGGAAGGTATGGGGCTTTTATCATCCGCACAGCCAGCCATAAAGGCGCATAAGATGATATAGAAGTAATATTTTTTCAGAGGTTACAGGTTGTGGTTAAATTGCAAAAAAATATTTTCTAAATTTTCATAACCGGATGGAGATAAAAGATGCTGACCGTACCAAACGTACTCATAATTTGAGGTAAGTGCCAAAAAGGGTATTTGTATAGCTGAAGGCAGTTCAAAATAATAGGCATTGTTTGTTTTGTCCATAGAAAAAATAATGTGCCCTTTATCATTCAGGTTTTTAAGTGTTTCTAAAAACCAATATCGGGCAGCCAGGCGGAAATCGCCTTTTTCTTTTGCGTGCATAATAAGAGGCTGGTATTCTTTTTCAAGTTGAAACCCTGTTTCTTGCGGTATATTGGTTAATTCTTTTTCTTGCTTTTTAAAAATTCCACGAGTTATAAAAATGCGGTAAATAATATAGCCTACAAACAATGCCGCAAAAATCCATAAAAG contains:
- a CDS encoding DUF4350 domain-containing protein encodes the protein MAGCADDKSPIPSLRESYSLADTKPFGSSVAYTLLKQMYPGYLINVKKDGFDKTVAWYNDKSSVYICIARYFFPNQQDKAALLDFVASGNTVLIAASIMDSTFLAQVNCKLRDAEFLKMFAPESWKSTAINLAPQTVTDQESFRYFYLPFESTIALTDSLVLNYKISFNHNLQPNCMLLYWGKGKLLLLSEPRALSNYFLLSQNNHLYFKQLMQLMPAFPENIYWDDFYRRNAFAGNNSASGFSLSALMANPPLKSALLLSLLLLLLYIIFNGKRRQRIVPLISPVENSSIRFAQAIAGIYLNKKDNKAIAEKMITYFSEHIRQHYFINLQQPNAAVAEKLSKKTGVTQDKTLELCNCISAINARVEISDELLLELNHSIEYFHKNKF